One Rhinoraja longicauda isolate Sanriku21f chromosome 44, sRhiLon1.1, whole genome shotgun sequence DNA segment encodes these proteins:
- the LOC144612364 gene encoding NAD(P)H-hydrate epimerase-like isoform X2 — MFGLRTLLGVVVSSQLAVRAGSGGITAPRVSLCARPHWGDMEGKSPISYSGPSRRDTPRLLGQEEAQNIDQELFTEYGFTIEQLMELAGLSCATAVAKGYEPTIYYPKQPSKPLFQALVTQCRKMDISFLTEFPTEPLFIDEMYNLVVDAIFGFSFKGTVRPPFDSILSTLEIVIIPIASVDIPSGWDVELGNPKGLQPDLLISLTAPKKAAAHFAGRYHFLGGRFVPPALDRKYRLNLPPYPGTECVRQLL; from the exons atGTTTGGCCTCAGGACCCTGCTGGGGGTAGTGGTCTCGTCGCAGCTGGCTGTCCGTGCCGGGTCGGGGGGGATCACCGCACCCCGAGTCTCCCTGTGTGCCCGGCCCCACTGGGGAGACATGGAGGGCAAGTCACCCATCAGCTACTCTGGCCCCAGCAGAAGAGACACGCCCCGGCTCCTGGG GCAGGAGGAAGCACAGAACATTGACCAGGAGCTGTTCACTGAGTACGGCTTCACCATCGAGCAGCTGATGGAACTGGCCGGCCTCAGCTGTGCTACCGCTGTAGCCAAG GGCTACGAGCCGACCATCTACTACCCGAAGCAGCCGAGCAAGCCGCTGTTCCAGGCCCTCGTCACCCAGTGCCGGAAAATGGACATCAGTTTCCTGACGGAGTTCCCCACCGAG cccCTGTTCATCGATGAGATGTATAACCTGGTGGTGGATGCCATTTTTGGGTTCAGCTTCAAGGGTACAGTGCGACCACCCTTTGACTCCATCCTGAGCACGCTGGAGATTGTGATCATACCGATCGCCAGTGTGGACATCCCCTCAG GCTGGGACGTGGAGCTGGGGAACCCGAAGGGCCTGCAGCCAGACCTGCTCATCTCCCTCACCGCCCCCAAGAAGGCCGCGGCACACTTCGCCGGCCGCTACCACTTCCTGGGCGGCCGCTTCGTGCCGCCGGCACTCGACCGCAAGTATCGCCTCAACCTGCCTCCCTACCCCGGCACTGAGTGTGTGCGCCAGCTGCTGTGA
- the LOC144612364 gene encoding NAD(P)H-hydrate epimerase-like isoform X1 → MFGLRTLLGVVVSSQLAVRAGSGGITAPRVSLCARPHWGDMEGKSPISYSGPSRRDTPRLLGQEEAQNIDQELFTEYGFTIEQLMELAGLSCATAVAKAYPVSSLRKPQPTVLVVCGPGNNGGDGLVCARHLKLFGYEPTIYYPKQPSKPLFQALVTQCRKMDISFLTEFPTEPLFIDEMYNLVVDAIFGFSFKGTVRPPFDSILSTLEIVIIPIASVDIPSGWDVELGNPKGLQPDLLISLTAPKKAAAHFAGRYHFLGGRFVPPALDRKYRLNLPPYPGTECVRQLL, encoded by the exons atGTTTGGCCTCAGGACCCTGCTGGGGGTAGTGGTCTCGTCGCAGCTGGCTGTCCGTGCCGGGTCGGGGGGGATCACCGCACCCCGAGTCTCCCTGTGTGCCCGGCCCCACTGGGGAGACATGGAGGGCAAGTCACCCATCAGCTACTCTGGCCCCAGCAGAAGAGACACGCCCCGGCTCCTGGG GCAGGAGGAAGCACAGAACATTGACCAGGAGCTGTTCACTGAGTACGGCTTCACCATCGAGCAGCTGATGGAACTGGCCGGCCTCAGCTGTGCTACCGCTGTAGCCAAG GCCTACCCAGTGTCGTCTCTCCGGAAGCCACAGCCAACCGTGCTGGTGGTGTGTGGGCCCGGCAACAATGGCGGCGACGGACTCGTCTGCGCACGGCACCTCAAGCTCTTC GGCTACGAGCCGACCATCTACTACCCGAAGCAGCCGAGCAAGCCGCTGTTCCAGGCCCTCGTCACCCAGTGCCGGAAAATGGACATCAGTTTCCTGACGGAGTTCCCCACCGAG cccCTGTTCATCGATGAGATGTATAACCTGGTGGTGGATGCCATTTTTGGGTTCAGCTTCAAGGGTACAGTGCGACCACCCTTTGACTCCATCCTGAGCACGCTGGAGATTGTGATCATACCGATCGCCAGTGTGGACATCCCCTCAG GCTGGGACGTGGAGCTGGGGAACCCGAAGGGCCTGCAGCCAGACCTGCTCATCTCCCTCACCGCCCCCAAGAAGGCCGCGGCACACTTCGCCGGCCGCTACCACTTCCTGGGCGGCCGCTTCGTGCCGCCGGCACTCGACCGCAAGTATCGCCTCAACCTGCCTCCCTACCCCGGCACTGAGTGTGTGCGCCAGCTGCTGTGA